The genomic stretch taattctATCGCCATAGTGCAGCAGGAAGTTATTATATATTCTGGGACCCAAATAGCAAAAACTGGTGTCTACTTGATTCTTTAGTTAAGAAAGGAACTCTTAAAACTATCTGTTGACTAGCTCTAGTGACTCTATTACTTTCTCTAAggtcaaattggtaaataaattggTAATATACAAGATTACTGAATACTTATGAAGTTTgctcaaatgttaatatattcttttctttaaaaaggtaGCTCATTCTGTCCATGCGTTTTAACATTGTATATAGTTCTCACAGCATGCctttgattcataataactgatTTTAAACAAGAATTGTAGGCTTCCGCCATAATGAATAATTCCAAACCTCATTAGATTTCAAACCAAGAAAGATAAACATTCATTAATTGGTCACTTCTTACAAAACCTTTAAGatgatacaaaacataatttacctttcttaatttcaatgataaaaaattaatgtgatgGGTCCCATTTAAGGCGTTTATCTATATACATGCCTAGATATTTTACATAGTCAACTACCTCAATATTACTGCAAgcacaattataaatacactggTGCTTAtgacacataaaattaaattcccGTTGTAAATGCTCATTAGTGAGGTgataatcataaaaaactatacacttagACTTAGTAGAATTTATCAAAAGTCGGTTTGTTGACAGCCATTGAGAGACCTTATCTAGATCTTTTTTAATCTTAAGCTGTAGTGATTGCTTATTGTAGGCAGAGCACACTagtgcagtgtcatcagcataagcAAACACAGTTGAATACATATCTAATTCTAACAAGTCattgatgtacacaaggaacataAGAGGTCCCAGGACTCCGCCTTGAGCTGTGCCAAAGTACAATTCCAATGGATcactaataacattattaattttaacaacttgtTTTTCTTCctatacaaaaagatttttaacCATGAAAAGAGCCAATCCACCATAACCAAATTTCCCAAATTTAttcaacaacaaattaatatctaataCATCGAATGCTTTTTGAAAGTCTAGATAAACAgccactgtatatttatatttatctgaatgCATTTACAATAGAACTCACATGTTTTCTCAACTGCTAGGTCTATCCCTCTACCAGGAATAAATCCATACTGATTATTAGAAAAGAAAATCTTTTGAGTAAAGAaatcaagtatttttatttttaattattctctcAAATATCTTTGCTATTGCACTAATAACGGAAATTGGGCGGTAAGAAGATACTTCCGATTTATCACCAGACTTAAAAATAGGGACACTACAATGGCCAATTTGAACTCATCAAGTACTCTtccttgttctaaagattttttGAACATACTATACAAAAGAGGAGCAAATacatcaagattttttttaacagtacGTATATATTATACCATCTACACCCGTACTACGTTTGTCTTTTTATTGACATGAACTGAATTGACCACGTCCAAGTAAGTACAATTAAAAACTTCCAactaattcattttcattattgcAGTTTTCCATAAACATGTCATAaccaaatgctttattttttaattcaggaataacagatgtataataattattaaaaaactcactagcaattaaatattcattaccaCTAACATCAACTAAATTACCATTAATTCTTAAAGTGACAAGAGAAActccttttgtttttaacaatgcctTTAAATAACATTCCAGTATTTCCTGGAGTCACCTTTACAATTGTCAatcaatgaagaataataatcCAATTTTGCTCTCCTAATTTGCCCAGTTACATACCTTGAAAGATTATTATACTCTTTTCTTAATgctaaattaaatctattttttacaGTATTCCTTATATAAGCAATTTTTCCCTATTGATTGTTTGTACCAAGTTATCTGTGACCCATACATTCCTCTTTCTTTctacatttactatttaatttctttaacgtACAAGCACCACAtgcacaaataaatacaacagtttagtCATAGTCTAGCTGTCACTACAAACACTAGCTGTCAAAGTCTTAATGAATTCACCCATTCTCATTTTCAACATTCTCACAATCATATTTACCTATATTTGAGTCTTGTAGTTTTCATACATACTTTATGAATGCGGACCTCCCTGTACACGATAAGTGAAGACATAGGTCTACATGATGGTAAATCTGGAGCATCGTTTTGGTTAACGTCATCAACATCAACACTGGTATGTCCCtgttctgtattttatttatacgtttataGATTTTCATCAATTCGTAATGAGTTGGTGTGTATACGTCATTTCCAATTTTCGCAGGTTTAAATATGGTACTACGTTTTTTTTACAGGAATAATATCTGAAAAAGTTGGCAGATAATtctggaacaccctgtatatttatttatgtttatatttatttaattaaagtctCTTGTTAATTATGAGCTTAGTATAACCAACCTTAGATACAAAACACAACAAGAAGTTTTGactttttgaacatattttgaatatttttttatattaatcaggATTATATGTATCAGAGATTCCAAGCAGAGAGCGTtcatatatacttgtatatctCTCATATTCACTATTATTGAGATCGGTCAAAAATAAGGTAGATCTAAGCACTAAGTTTAGGCTTAAAATCCTAATGAAAGTTAATTTCGTATGGACAGTTGCGGGCTTGTTCTCGCTCATGGAAGGCAGTTCAGTAGATCTGATGCGGTTTCCCTGCTACCAGTGTGGTCGACAGTATAATCGCAAGAAGAACCTACAGCGCCATCTGCGGATAGAGTGCGGTAAAGAGCCTTTGAACCAGTGCCCGCACTGCCCACAGCGCACCAAGAGGAGAAACAACCTCAAGAGTCACATTTTCATCAAACACCCTGATAAATGCAAGGAAATTGTGTAATCTCTTAAATCTATATTGTAAATTGTGTGtgattataaaacgtaaaaataaaaaagcatccTATATTAccgaatattatttttatgtagattaGTTTTACTTTGGTGGTAAATAATACTGACAAGTGGTATCATGTGgtgattgaaatttataaaattgcaacAGATTCTTCCAAATATTCCTAACGATAATTTTGTCGTTAAGGAAAAAACTGGGTTATGTTGTTAAGCGTAGAATTGAATATTACTGGCAAGGAACAGCCGCTGCGCAGCTCTTCAACTTTAAGGCCCAGTCAGTGTCTGTGCTTGCTTTATAATTATATGCTATAGTACGTAGAACGCGCTCAAACGATTTCCAGTCAAAATAAATTGGCGTAGCTAAATTTTAAGTCGATTAGGTTCAATTAAACCCGTTTAAAGAATTTGCAATACGTTTTTCATTTAACGAGTATTTGTTTGCAAGTCTCGAGTAAGACGCATTGTTGCAGTAGTTCTGTACATTCAAGAGTCTAGTAGTATGCGACACAATTATGAAATTGagtttagtaaaaataagaaggggttaaatatataattacttagcAATAATTTTCGTTGGATAACAATTTCGATGATAAATTGATGAGTTTTTTAAGCATAAGGACTGATCCAAGCACAGTAATACATTCTCATTGTCTATGTTCCAGTTTCTGCCTTATTTCAGTACGAACCTGAACAtttgcaacatttttttatagcATGACTTTTAATACCTTATAGAATATTAAGATTACGGCTTTTATACAATGGCCATTTATATTAACTTGTGATATTATGTTTCTGGTGTTTCACAGTGTAgactattcaattaaataatttaaaatggagaTTAACGTACGCAAATATCTATATTCTGATCAGATATGTGAAACACTGATCAAAAATAATTGCTCAGAACTATATACTTGTAGAAATCACATATGGACTTCTAACCATCTCGATATCGAGTAGAGATTTAAGGTATAAATAGGAAGAATGACAATTTCGTATTTTCTGAAATCGGTCACGGTGTTGTTTGTCGCTATAACCATGTAAGTAGTGTAATAACCAGAAGGTTTTAAACAGTCTTAAACAAGTGATTCTTAGATCAGATGAACTCAAAAAAAgagattatataataaaaaacatgctTGTTTGTAAGTTTGGGTAATCTGCGCCTTTACAATCTGTGAATGGAAAAGTAGAAAGTACAATGCTCTAACTTATTTTTTCAGTTTCAGAGTTGTTACCGGCCTTGTTCAGCGGTTTGGAAGGATCCCAGGTGTTTCCATGCGGTAACTGTGGAAGTCAGTACAACCGCAAAGACAACCTGCAGCGTCACTTGCGGTTGGAGTGCGGTAAGGAACCGCAGAATCAGTGTCCGCACTGTCCACATCGTGCTAAGAGGAGAAACAATCTAAGGACCCACATTCTTTTCAAACATCCTGACAAATTCTAGAAGGttttgtactaataaaaataaaagtacttttttaaatattgttctcaTTTTACATTTACCGTACCTGTTTATTGgtgcattttattttactttcacatGACTGGACAATAATACACTTTAAGTTCCACGTAAAAAGTTCATACAATCACGAGATGACTTTACGTAATAAAGtagtattgttgtttttggagGCTTTAATGTTACAGTAACAGTGGAGCACTTCAGAGATCAGTTTACTAACAGGACTTTTACTTCGTGGAATACAATCATGAATATAAAGTTCAGCCTTAACCAATCCATGCTCACTGACGTTACAGACTTGATGACCCTGATCCAAGAAAACTGCGGAGGGAAGTTGCGGTTCTCCTGCACCAAGTGTGGTCGCCAGTATAACCGCAAGGACAACCTACAGCGCCACGTGCGGTTCGAGTGCGGTAAAGAACCACAGTTCAAGTGCCCCCACTGCGACCACAAAACAAAACAGAGCGGAAACATGAAGACTCATATCATCCTGAAACACCCTCACCAACTCAACAGTGCACAACATTGATGTTCCTTTTTTATCAACTGAAGCAATTCTATTTTATGGACTGgacaattgtttttaataagctcaaaatatgatattgttttcataaatacacttgtcattaaaaatgtattgtgtccttcatttactgtaattattgcaataattataatttatttgtggtAGATATTTCCCTGCTGTATTATGTATGGGTAGACTTTTGTGAAGATTTGGTGATTATGGTAAAGACTGCAATGAAAGAGTTTGCACAGTTTCatcagaaaaaacatttatttaaaaatattgaaaagtaaagaagattaaaacagtaaatattcaaAAGAGTTCAAAATGTACAGGTATATTTCTCGCTTTAATCTTTTAATCAAAACAGCATTAAAACCGCATTTCTGAACATCAAACTTTAAGTgcaataaaatgtactttttattgcACTTTCAAAAGTACACTGAGTTTGCAAAGATCAGcttatataagtatataacaataattgcCGTGAATGTCTCTACTGTGCTCGTTTAATGTGCTCAGACAAACTTGATCAACTGCCAACTACCGAACTTGCatgattttatacaattattccAATCAtcgtaatacaaaatattgtacgGTACTTTAAAGAATACAAGGCTAATTATAAATCCAGAAGAATGTTTTAGAAAGGTGTGAATGGTCTTACATAATGGGTTCAGGTAGAATTGTACATATTGTCTCGAACATATcacaaagagttttttttaattcgaagtcctttaattcttgtaaaatttaatttaatactaagatTATTAGTACAATTATACCTTTCATAGTATTGTATCACAACCATACCGTTTAGGAAGTCCTTACTGACTActtaaattttggttaaaatactGACAAATCACAACTAAGAGGCTATATGAGACTACTGAGTGGCCTGTAAAAAGTTATTAACACAGTGTCGGTGTTTCAGAGCCAGGCTACAAGGTCGTGCACGAGGCCGGGAAGTCCAAGTTCGTCTGTTTGCCGTGCGGACGGTCGTACAGCAGGAAGCCGAACCTGAACCAACACCAACGCTACCAGTGTGGGAAGGAACCCCAGTTTTCTTGTCCGTGGTGTCCCCATCGCACGTGGACCAAAGGGAACTTGAAAGCCCACATGGGGGCGAAACATACTCAGAATATTCTCGAGAAAGATGCTTTGGATAGAGCTTCGAGTATAGATTTTAATAGGAGCCAAACAAGATTTAGCTAAGATCATCCAAATcagttaataatttctttaactgGCACACTGGTTTCAGCAATTTATTAACACCTTGGACTGTACACCTGTACTTACTTGTACGTGACCATACAGAGTGGTCTATCGTACGCCGATTTTAGAGGATAAAAATAACACATCTAAGCACGAATAAAATCTGTTAAGCGAATAGCaaaaaaaatgctattttaagtgagttttacataaatttttcacTTCATTATGTTTTATGGTTTATTCAGTTCCTTTAGAAATTTGGTtcagttaaatctaaaatttaaaaattgacaatgcgtatgttaatgttttttttattcgagtagtttcatttgttttatcgtgttatttgtatattatggGTTTCCCTTTTATCACAGTTATGGCACTACATTTTGTACgatttgtattataccttttcgTAGAGGCCAATAATTTAATCAACCCTTAAACGGTTGATTGTGCCATTACAAGAAATCGAGTAGCGATTAGAACTTGACGctatttaaaaatagcaatatatgTTGTTTATGCAGATATCAAACTCATATTATATCGAGACAATGGTGTTAGCGTCACTCCAAAATCACTCCCACACGTCAAACATGTTTCTAGTCCTTGTTGCCGGCCTACATATTCTTTTAGCTTGATTTGTATGGAGTTAAAAACTTCACATAAGtcgaaaattttcattttcagtacaagttttgaatttaaaaattacacaagttccaaattaagtattaaatgaaAAACCGAAAATGTCttgcttatttttatactgaaagcacattttgataataaaacattacatactaCCTGTAtcgtcttatttatttatatattatgcgTTTCCCCTTTTCGTACCAAAGTGAACCGCAAATCATGTTACTGCGACTCATTTGACCTATTTTTTACGTTGTtgaaggtaaatttaaaaacgttttgtaaATACGAAATATTGGTTTCAGTTCAACATGTTTTGAGTGAAGATGGTTCTCCACGTCGAGGATAAGTATCCTCAGGGGTGTAAACTGTGTTCGCAGTGTGGACCGGAAAACTTGGAAGACTGCTGGAGGAAGCCAAATGTGCCAAACCAGCACCAAAGTGACGTGTGGGTGGGAAAGAACCTAATTTCCTGTCCCGACTGTCTACGCCGCTGCGTAACTAAAAGGGGAATTGCTAATTTGGAGAAATTAAGTCCATTTGTATCAAGCGTCCTACAAATACGTACCATTATTTCaaactattgttaaaataaataccaattttATACCCGGATCAATTGAAATAAACAATctcacatttacattaacatacattaaatatttacgaAAAGTGAGATCGTCTGAAAGCCCCTAGTAGTCAAACCCTACAGTTTCCCTGTAATTTTTGTTGTCTCAAGCAGAAAGTGACCTTATAGAAGATTTgagaaatcaaataatttttagagaaatagaagaaaataaacaatctcacatttacattaacatacattaaatatttacgaAAAGTGAGATCGTCTGAAAGCCCCTAGTAGTCAAACCCTACAGTTTCCCTGTAATTTTTGTTGTCTCAAGCAGAAAGTGACCTTATAGAAGATTTgagaaatcaaataatttttagagaaatagaagaaaataaacaatctcacatttacattaacatacatTCAATATTTACGAAAAGTGAGATCGTCTGAAAGCCCCTAGTAGTCAAACCCTACAGTTTCCCTGTAATTTTGGTTGTCTCAAGCAGAAAGTGACCTTATAGAAGATTTgagaaatcaaataatttttagagaaatagaagaaaataaacaatctcacatttacattaacatacatTCAATATTTACGAAAAGTGAGATCGTCTGAAAGCCCCTAGTAGTCAAACCCTACAGTTTCCCTGTAATTTTGGTTGTCTCAAGCAGAAAGTGACCTTATAGAAGATTTgagaaatcaaataatttttagagaaatagaagaaaataaacaatatcacatttacattaacatacatTCAATATTTACGAAAAGTGAGATCGTCTGAAAGCCCCTAGTAGTCAAACCCTACAGTTTCCCTGTAATTTTTGTTGTCTCAAGCAGAAAGTGACCTTATAGAAGATTTgagaaatcaaataatttttagagaaatagaagaaaataaacaatatatcacatttacattaacatacatTCAATATTTACGAAAAGTGAGATCGTCTGAAAGCCCCTAGTAGTCAAACCCTACAGTTTCCCTGTAATTTTTGTTGTCTCAAGCAGAAAGTGACCTTATAGAAGATTTgagaaatcaaataatttttagagAAATAGAAGAAAATGAATCTTACTCCTTTGTTATTTTATGGATTTACCAAAGCCTCTCGAGGATTCGATTGGACTGGATTAGACATACGTAACAAATCTATCGATAGGATATTGGAGGGTGTTCTAACCACAGCCATCTTCGCTGCTCAAAGATAATATGACCGTTAGATCAATTTCTCAGTTCGGCTACCTGCCTACTTTAGGGTATTTACTTATCTTCCGTCAAGTAATTCATAAATTTCTGTTTTTGTCTTATAATGATATATGTTTCGTAGGATTTGTTCCTTCATCATCAGAGATGAATGTTTCGTCAGTGTTTGAGTTCTGACCTTCTCTGCATGGTTTATAATGGAGGAATAAATCCTTCGGAACACATGACACCATAAGACATAAACCAAAGTTCTGGATTGTGTGACATAAGGCAAGTCCCCTACTGCAAGACAAGTCACATTCCAGGGGCTAAAACAACTATAAATTATCAATAGAGTAACTATTGAAGCATTTCATCAACGCCTCGTATGTTGGCCAGGACGGCTGCTGGGGATCCACATCTGCGGCGGCTGCGGCAAGAAGTACTCCCGGAAGGACAACATGACGAGGCACCAGCGCTACGAGTGCAACATGGACCCTCAGTTCGCCTGTCCTCACTGTCCCTACAAGGCGAAGCAGAAGGGCACTCTCAAGTCACACATGTACAGCAAGCACGGACATCTCATGGCATCATAACTTTACTCAACCACTTTACTACCTTCATTGTTCTTCTATGTTTACTGTTGTCAATAAAagatattattcttaaaatattgtgttaaattttatgaGAACcttcttaaatttttcatgacaCCCAAAAATCATGCAAAATTAACATAATCGTTTCTCGTTCAATAAGTACGAAAACAAGGAAATTGGAAAGAGGTTTCACATCCAACGTAACAGCACCTTCCTCTACGGCCACAAATATCCGGTGACTTACCATGGACTGATCGGCATGAGCtttaactgaaacattttttgCAACCCTATTAATGCGGACTGAAATCGTAGAGCGCTGAGAAGATGTATTGGGTCAAATAGGCCAATACAAATACATTTGCCACAGCGCGACGGCTTACACTTATACTATTGTGCATTGTCGACTTCATTAATGTACGTTTATTATCAGCAGCTATCAATGGTTTCAATATTGTTCACTTTCTTTTTCCATTTACTGTAATGTCGTAAACCACTcaggaatttcaataaaataaaaaaatcgtttGATCtagcaataaaacaatattaattttaacttatttaatatttaaggatagtcttacttttattttaatggattCACGATagcttttttactatatttaatccATCTTTTAGACTATAATTGGTAGTATTATTTAGGTAACGCGACTGgaatttaaatacactttattttttcCTAAATACAAGTTCCCGGTGCTGAGAACCAAGAATATCGCCCTCCACCCACTCGTTTGCATCTCTAACGTTGGTTCACGAGATACACCTGACATGTGTTCTTGCAGGGCGCCACACCTGCGGGAAGTGCGGCAAGGAGTACACCCTGAAGCACAACCTGGTCCGGCACGTCCGGTTCGAGTGCGGCAAGGACCCGCAGTTCCAGTGTCCTCAGTGTCCGTACAAAGCGAAGCAGAAGGGGACCCTCAAATCCCATGTGCTGTTGAAACACAAAGACTTCCTGCTGACCTCAGGGGTCAAGTTCGGGACCAGTGGGCGCGCCGGCTCCATCTGCTAGTCTCGTGACGTCATCCcacatcaataataattatgacGAAACTGGATAATATGTGTTTGTGTTATGTGCGCCAAGGAACATAGTTCATACAGTAGCCAGTAAGTAAAACTGTTCCTTAGAAAATAAGTGTCAGGAAGAGATGCTTCTTTCTTCAAGGATTATTTCTGTACTATTGTCTGGTGTTGGAAATCAATTTGAAGATTGTTTTAGATGCACAAACACCGGCAGAAGGTTACACTTTACTCTCTAAAAATTATCTccgttttaagtttatattttccaGACGTCAAAGATGAAAAGGtctgatattattaaaatgtatttaaatcaaatCGGATACATGAACTGTAACAAATCAGCAACATTTTCTCAATTGTAACTTAATATACGTATAACTTATAATAACAGTATTCGCTTCTTtgacatatatatgtgtgtgtatatatatatatatatatatatatatatatatatatatata from Homalodisca vitripennis isolate AUS2020 chromosome 2, UT_GWSS_2.1, whole genome shotgun sequence encodes the following:
- the LOC124353445 gene encoding zinc finger protein 425-like; the encoded protein is MGSEPGYKVVHEAGKSKFVCLPCGRSYSRKPNLNQHQRYQCGKEPQFSCPWCPHRTWTKGNLKAHMGAKHTQNILEKDALDRASRRLLGIHICGGCGKKYSRKDNMTRHQRYECNMDPQFACPHCPYKAKQKGTLKSHMYRRHTCGKCGKEYTLKHNLVRHVRFECGKDPQFQCPQCPYKAKQKGTLKSHVLLKHKDFLLTSGVKFGTSGRAGSIC
- the LOC124356120 gene encoding longitudinals lacking protein, isoforms N/O/W/X/Y-like: MNIKFSLNQSMLTDVTDLMTLIQENCGGKLRFSCTKCGRQYNRKDNLQRHVRFECGKEPQFKCPHCDHKTKQSGNMKTHIILKHPHQLNSAQH